A genomic segment from Salvia splendens isolate huo1 chromosome 13, SspV2, whole genome shotgun sequence encodes:
- the LOC121760169 gene encoding thioredoxin-like 1-2, chloroplastic, translating to MSCCLKSGSSVYGSNDLAFKNRAKGSLRVCSSIQTLHSNPSECLGKTLHLSDQKPATKFVIDFPKSDLPNAHTSLRWWEKFLHQNMIEILSAQELVDSLLNAGERLVVLDFYSPGCGGCRTLHPKICQLAEVNSNALFLQINYENHKEMCDALNIRVLPFFRLYRGEEGRACSFSCTNATIKKFKDALAKHGTSSHRLGSAKGLDESELSALASRGLVSRNVEGNSSMDYEVEEGGVFSLR from the exons ATGTCTTGTTGTTTGAAGTCTGGAAGCTCTGTTTATGGGTCCAATGATCTTGCTTTCAAGAACAGAGCAAAAGGGTCTTTAAGGGTTTGCTCTTCAATTCAGACCCTTCATTCAAATCCCAGTGAATGTTTAGGCAAAACCCTTCATTTGTCAGATCAGAAACCTGCTACCAAGTTTGTCATTGATTTCCCCAAATCAGACCTTCCCAAT GCACATACATCATTGAGATGGTGGGAGAAATTCCTTCATCAAAACATGATAGAGATTCTATCAGCTcaagaactagtggattcattgcTGAATGCTGGTGAGAGATTGGTTGTGTTAGATTTCTACTCCCCTGGCTGTGGAGGTTGCAGAACTTTGCATCCAAAG ATATGCCAGCTTGCTGAAGTGAACTCTAATGCCCTTTTCCTCCAAATCAACTATGAAAATCACAAGGAGATGTGTGATGCCCTCAACATCCGAGTGCTTCCCTTCTTTAGATTATACAGAGGTGAAGAGGGGAGAGCTTGCAGCTTCAGCTGCACTAATGCAACG ATCAAGAAATTCAAAGATGCATTGGCCAAACACGGCACTAGCTCTCATCGGCTCGGGTCGGCAAAGGGGCTGGATGAATCGGAGCTATCTGCATTGGCCTCTCGTGGTCTGGTTTCAAGAAATGTGGAGGGAAATTCATCCATGGATTATGAAGTGGAAGAAGGTGGTGTCTTTAGCTTAAGATGA
- the LOC121761377 gene encoding flotillin-like protein 3, translating to MVMMYEVAEASEYLVITGGWIKDMKLTKKSWVFPGQRCTRIDLSPVNYTFEVQAMSAEKLPFILPAVFTIGPRADEPDSILKYAKLMSSQSTTSNHVTDLVGGVIEGETRVLAASMTMEEIFKGTKEFKQEVFNKVQVELNQFGLIIYNANVKQLVDVRGHEYFSYLGQKVQMEAANQARIDVAEAKMKGEVGSKLRDGQTKQNAAKIDAETKIISTQRQGEGKKQELKVETEVKIYQNQQEAMAAEANAQLAMKKAGWAKEAEVAQVESKKAVAIREAELQREVERMNALTTTEKLKADLLTKATVEFETKSQEANAVLYAKQKAAEAYLYEKQKESEAIKAAAEAELYQRKQKVEGELYAKLKEAEGLTALAEAQGTYIRSILGAFGGNYSAMRDYLMINGGVFQDLAKSNAEAVRGLQPKLSIWTNGDNSGGSDAMKEVGGIYKMLPPLFKTVQEQTGMLPPSWMPQLPTDQN from the exons ATGGTGATGATGTATGAAGTAGCAGAAGCATCGGAATACCTTGTGATAACGGGAGGATGGATCAAGGACATGAAGCTGACTAAGAAGTCGTGGGTGTTTCCTGGTCAAAGATGCACCCGAATCGACCTCTCTCCCGTGAACTACACCTTCGAGGTCCAAGCCATGAGCGCCGAGAAGCTTCCCTTCATCCTCCCCGCCGTCTTCACCATCGGCCCCCGCGCCGACGAACCCGACAGCATCCTCAAGTACGCCAAGCTCATGTCCTCCCAATCCACCACATCCAACCACGTCACCGACCTCGTCGGGGGCGTCATCGAGGGCGAGACACGTGTCCTCGCCGCGTCCATGACCATGGAGGAAATCTTCAAGGGCACCAAGGAGTTCAAGCAAGAGGTCTTCAACAAGGTCCAGGTCGAGCTCAATCAGTTTGGCCTCATCATCTACAACGCCAACGTCAAGCAGCTCGTTGATGTCCGGGGACATGAGTACTTCTCCTATCTCGGCCAGAAGGTCCAGATGGAGGCTGCTAACCAGGCCCGGATCGATGTCGCTGAGGCCAAGATGAAGGGCGAG GTTGGCTCCAAGCTCCGAGACGGCCAGACCAAGCAGAATGCAGCTAAGATCGATGCCGAGACGAAGATCATCTCCACCCAGAGGCAAGGAGAGGGGAAGAAGCAGGAATTGAAGGTGGAGACCGAGGTCAAGATTTATCAGAACCAGCAGGAGGCCATGGCTGCGGAGGCCAACGCCCAGCTGGCCATGAAGAAAGCGGGATGGGCTAAGGAGGCTGAAGTCGCGCAGGTCGAGTCCAAGAAGGCGGTGGCCATCCGCGAGGCCGAACTCCAGAGAGAGGTGGAGAGGATGAACGCACTCACAACCACGGAAAAGCTCAAGGCGGATCTCCTCACCAAAGCTACCGTTGAGTTCGAAACCAAGTCGCAGGAAGCCAACGCCGTCTTGTATGCCAAACAGAAAGCTGCGGAAGCCTATCTCTACGAGAAGCAGAAGGAATCGGAGGCCATCAAGGCTGCAGCAGAGGCTGAGCTGTATCAACGGAAGCAGAAGGTGGAAGGAGAGCTCTACGCCAAGCTGAAGGAAGCCGAAGGGCTCACTGCTCTAGCCGAGGCGCAAGGGACCTACATACGCTCCATTTTAGGCGCGTTTGGAGGAAACTACTCGGCGATGAGAGATTACTTGATGATAAATGGGGGAGTGTTTCAAGATCTTGCAAAGAGCAATGCTGAGGCCGTACGCGGGCTCCAGCCTAAGCTCAGCATCTGGACTAACGGAGATAACTCTGGTGGTAGTGATGCAATGAAGGAAGTTGGTGGAATATATAAGATGTTGCCTCCATTGTTCAAAACAGTGCAAGAACAAACTGGAATGCTTCCACCTTCATGGATGCCTCAACTACCTACCGATCAAAATTAA